The window CGAGCCCGCGGCCGGTGTCGGCCGCGCGATGCTGGCGTTCCTCCTGGACGCCTACGTCGAGGACGAGGCGCCCAACGCCAAGGGCAAGATGGAGAAGCGGACCGTTCTGCGGCTCGACCCGCGCCTTTCGCCGGTGAAGGTCGCCGTGCTTCCGCTTTCGCGGAACCCCGAGCTGTCGCCGAAGGCGAAGGGGCTTGCCTCCGCGCTTCGTCAGAACTGGAACATCGACTTCGATGACGCCGGGGCCATCGGTCGTCGTTACCGGCGGCAGGACGAGATCGGTACGCCGTTCTGTGTGACGGTGGACTTCGACACGCTCGACGACAACGCGGTGACGGTTCGTGAGCGGGACTCGATGAAGCAGGAGCGCGTGTCGCTGGACCAGATCGAGGGGTACCTGGCCAGCCGCCTCATCGGTTGCTAGTTCGTTCGCGGGTGGGCGTCTGCGTGGCTGGTCCTGGCTGCCGGCTGCGGGTTCGTCGTGGCTTGTCGCGCAGTTCCCCGCGCCCCTGAAAGCCAAAGCAGGCGGTTCGCCCCGGGCCTGAAGCAATGGGGGCCCGCGTCTCCGGAGAAGAGGCGTGGGCCCCTCTCAAATGCCCCGGTTCTGTCACGTCCGTAACGGATGTAATGGAACCGGGGTTTTTGCAATCCGGGGGGCGGGGGGTTCCGAAGGAGGGGGCAGACGGTCCGCAGGGGGCGGGCCGGCACCTTCACGGGGGTACGGATGCGCAAGCAAGCAGTCATGGGCGTACTGGCGATGGCGGTGGCGCTCGGGACGGTCGGTGCCGTCGGTGCCGGGGCGCTCGGCGGGTCGGCGGAGAAGGGGGCCTCCGGGTCCGGGATCGAGGCCAAGGGTGGTGGGGGCTCTCTGCCGGAGGCGCTCGCGCCCAGCGGGCTGCGGGCCGTCGGGCTCACGGCGGACCAGCGGCTGGTTCTGTTCCGCGTCGACCGGCCCGGTGCCGCGGTGCCGCTCGGCAAGGTCGCCGGGCTCAAGGGCGACCGGACGCTGATCGGTATCGACTACCGCGTCCAGAACAACAAGCTGTACGCCGTCGGGGACCAGGGCGGCATCTACACGATCCGTGAGGCGGGCGCCCGCGCCACCAAGGTCTCGCAGCTCAGCGTGGCCCTCCAGGGCAAGGCCTTCGGCGTCGACTTCAACCCGGCCGCCAACCGGCTCCGGGTCATCAGCGACACCGGCCAGAACCTCCGCCACAACCTCGACGACCCGGCGGGCGCACCGGCTCCCGGCACCACGGCCGTCGACGGCAATCTCACCAACCCGCCGGTGCCGCCGAACCCGGGTGCCACCGCACTCGGTGTGACCG is drawn from Streptomyces liliifuscus and contains these coding sequences:
- a CDS encoding DUF4394 domain-containing protein — encoded protein: MRKQAVMGVLAMAVALGTVGAVGAGALGGSAEKGASGSGIEAKGGGGSLPEALAPSGLRAVGLTADQRLVLFRVDRPGAAVPLGKVAGLKGDRTLIGIDYRVQNNKLYAVGDQGGIYTIREAGARATKVSQLSVALQGKAFGVDFNPAANRLRVISDTGQNLRHNLDDPAGAPAPGTTAVDGNLTNPPVPPNPGATALGVTGAAYTNNDLDATTATTLFDLDTTLDQVSVQSPANAGNLAPTGKLGVDAPLNSGFDIYSSARNGTNTGYAVTGNKSFRVNLLTGKLTSLGAFPHGRQVVDVALPLNQG